From one Rhodospirillales bacterium genomic stretch:
- a CDS encoding SDR family oxidoreductase translates to MNDTDAEEPKTVVLTGASRGIGHATVKRFSEQGWRIITCSRDPVPEACKRDPNWSGHITVDLSLPIDQDRFIAEALEMLGDAPLHGLVNNAGVSPKTPYRERLGCLNGEMAAWKDVFELNLFAPLRLSRGFAAALHKGRGAVVNVTSIAGHAVHPFAGSAYGVSKAALSSLTRELAAEFGTLGVRVNAIAPGEIATDMLSQETEALIPRIPMERLGQPDEVASVIYFLCSGDSGYVSGTEIYVTGAQHIF, encoded by the coding sequence ATGAATGACACGGATGCAGAAGAACCGAAGACGGTTGTCCTGACCGGGGCCAGCCGGGGCATCGGCCATGCCACGGTCAAGCGATTCTCTGAACAGGGGTGGCGTATTATTACCTGTTCGCGCGATCCGGTTCCCGAAGCCTGTAAAAGAGACCCTAATTGGTCTGGCCACATCACGGTGGATCTTTCCCTGCCCATTGACCAAGACCGTTTCATTGCCGAAGCGCTGGAAATGCTTGGGGATGCGCCACTTCATGGGCTGGTCAACAATGCCGGTGTTTCACCAAAAACGCCTTATCGGGAACGTCTTGGCTGCCTCAATGGGGAAATGGCGGCATGGAAAGATGTGTTCGAACTGAACTTGTTTGCACCCTTGCGGCTTTCCCGGGGTTTTGCTGCAGCCCTGCATAAAGGGCGCGGCGCGGTGGTCAATGTGACGTCAATCGCTGGCCATGCGGTGCATCCCTTTGCCGGTTCCGCCTATGGGGTTTCCAAGGCGGCGCTCAGTTCCCTGACCCGCGAGCTGGCGGCGGAGTTTGGCACCCTTGGGGTTCGGGTCAATGCCATAGCACCGGGGGAAATTGCCACAGACATGCTGTCACAAGAAACCGAAGCCCTGATCCCGCGTATCCCAATGGAACGATTGGGTCAGCCAGATGAAGTCGCATCGGTTATCTATTTTCTGTGTTCGGGTGATTCAGGTTATGTGTCCGGGACAGAGATTTATGTCACCGGCGCCCAGCATATTTTCTAA
- a CDS encoding cation diffusion facilitator family transporter — MSTSTPTPTAPSGSEAPEKVSPRTERLLRIATKASLAAACVLIACKSGAWIVTGSMSILATLIDSIMDIAASMVNFLAVRQALQPADTDHRFGHGKAEPLAGLAQAAFVSGTSLFLVIEAFARMYNPVIVVNEGVGIGVMVFAIVVTLILVAFQTYVVRETKSAAISADSLHYKGDVLIHGSVILSLWLGSKFGVSYLDPLFGIAIAAYLMWSAKAIVASALHSLMDRELSEEDRTIICDLALAHPEVCDIHDLRTRSAGPRSFIQFHLELPQDISLLRAHVISDAVEADVRAAFPGAGIIIHQDPEGVPEHRATFVGEPGT, encoded by the coding sequence ATGAGCACATCCACCCCCACCCCCACCGCTCCTTCTGGCTCGGAAGCGCCTGAAAAAGTTTCTCCGAGAACCGAGCGGCTCTTGCGCATTGCGACCAAGGCGTCCCTAGCGGCAGCCTGTGTCTTGATTGCCTGCAAGTCGGGGGCCTGGATTGTGACCGGTTCCATGAGCATTTTGGCAACCTTGATTGATTCGATCATGGATATTGCGGCCTCTATGGTGAATTTCCTGGCGGTGCGCCAAGCCCTGCAGCCCGCAGATACAGATCATCGGTTTGGCCACGGTAAGGCTGAACCGCTAGCCGGCCTTGCTCAGGCAGCCTTTGTTTCCGGCACGTCCTTGTTTTTGGTGATTGAGGCCTTTGCACGGATGTACAACCCGGTCATCGTTGTCAACGAAGGGGTTGGGATCGGCGTGATGGTCTTTGCCATTGTTGTGACCCTGATCTTGGTCGCGTTTCAGACCTATGTGGTGCGTGAGACTAAATCCGCTGCCATCAGTGCAGATTCCTTGCATTACAAAGGCGATGTTCTGATCCATGGCAGCGTTATCTTGTCCCTATGGTTGGGCAGCAAGTTTGGGGTTTCATATCTCGATCCCCTGTTTGGCATCGCCATTGCCGCTTATTTGATGTGGAGTGCCAAGGCAATCGTGGCATCGGCCCTGCATTCCCTGATGGACCGTGAATTGAGCGAGGAAGACAGGACCATCATTTGTGACCTTGCGCTGGCCCATCCAGAAGTGTGCGATATTCATGATCTCAGGACCCGTTCCGCAGGACCGCGTTCGTTTATCCAGTTCCATCTTGAACTGCCTCAGGATATTTCCCTGTTGCGCGCCCATGTAATTTCCGACGCTGTTGAGGCAGATGTGCGTGCAGCGTTCCCCGGCGCGGGCATCATTATTCATCAAGACCCGGAAGGGGTACCTGAACACAGGGCGACCTTTGTTGGTGAACCGGGCACCTGA
- a CDS encoding universal stress protein → MPIKTILVPMIDAQGAQAALGAALGLAKSLKAHVDVLHLRAEPTEAITDFVGETVSPSLIEEVMEAAEKSAAKTSSKVRDAFDAATKRAKVPVTNRVSAQTAATASYSEESGQADLRVERSARIHDLVILRRPRSDTDVGVRALIETALMSTGRPVLLVPAIGSVKVGSNIAIAWNGSAESSRAVAAALPFLTRAKSVTVLSITDGDDVNHDGLGAYLKRHGVRAKFVTGRNRGGDIGKAVTAAASRAGADMLVMGAYTHSRVREMIWGGVTNHVLANTRIPVFLAH, encoded by the coding sequence ATGCCAATAAAAACAATTCTGGTACCAATGATTGATGCGCAAGGTGCACAAGCAGCCTTGGGCGCAGCCTTGGGCTTGGCCAAGAGTTTAAAAGCCCATGTTGATGTTTTGCACTTGCGTGCAGAACCAACAGAAGCGATCACCGATTTTGTCGGCGAAACCGTTTCCCCTTCCTTGATCGAAGAGGTGATGGAGGCAGCAGAAAAGAGCGCCGCGAAAACATCATCCAAGGTCAGGGACGCATTTGATGCGGCCACTAAACGCGCAAAGGTCCCGGTTACAAATCGTGTCTCAGCCCAGACTGCAGCGACAGCGTCTTACAGTGAAGAATCCGGGCAGGCTGATTTGCGGGTAGAAAGAAGTGCCCGCATTCATGATCTGGTTATCCTGCGGCGCCCACGGAGCGACACCGACGTTGGGGTCCGCGCGCTGATTGAAACGGCATTAATGTCAACGGGACGCCCGGTGCTTTTGGTGCCCGCCATTGGATCAGTGAAGGTTGGCTCTAATATCGCCATTGCCTGGAACGGCAGTGCGGAATCTTCACGCGCCGTTGCGGCGGCATTGCCATTTCTGACCCGTGCAAAATCTGTCACGGTGCTTTCAATCACTGATGGTGACGATGTGAACCACGACGGTCTTGGGGCCTACCTGAAGCGCCACGGCGTACGGGCGAAATTCGTAACCGGGCGTAATCGTGGCGGGGATATCGGCAAGGCCGTTACGGCAGCAGCATCGCGTGCCGGTGCAGACATGCTGGTTATGGGTGCCTACACCCATTCCCGGGTGCGTGAGATGATTTGGGGTGGGGTCACCAACCATGTGTTGGCGAATACCAGAATCCCTGTTTTTCTGGCGCATTAA